ACCGCCGGTCAAAGTTTTCTCCCGCCACGGGATCGTGTTGGGCCGCATCGCAGCCGGCGGCGCGCGCACGCTCGCGGCGTATGAAAAGCTGGGGGGCTACGCTGCGCTCCGGAGGGCGCTTGAGCAGTCGCCTGAACAAATTCTGGCGGCCGTCGAAACCTCCGGCTTGCGCGGTCGCGGCGGCGCTGGCTTTCCCGCCGGACGCAAATGGCGTGCGGTCGCATCACAGCCGCCCGGCGAAAAATACGTCGTCGCCAACGCCGACGAAGGCGATGCGGGCGCTTACATTGACCGCTACCTGATGGAGGACGATCCGCATGCGCTCATCGAGGGCATGATCCTCGCGGGCTACGCGGTCGGCGCGAGCAAGGGTTACATCTACGTGCGCATCGAATATCCGCTGGCCGACACGGTGATGCGCGCGGCCATCGCTGAAGCGCGCGCGGCGGGTTGGCTTGGACCGCGGGTCGGCGGAAAGAATTTCGCTTTCGATCTTGAAGTCTATACCGGCCACGGCAGCTACGTTTGCGGCGAGGAGACTTCGCTGCTCCGTTCCATCGAAGGCAAGCGTCCCGAAGTCATGGCGCGCCCGCCCTATCCGACCGAGCGCGGCCTGTTCGACAAGCCGACCCTCCTCAACAATGTCGAGACCCTCGTCAACGTGCCGTGGATCGTTACTCACGGCGGCGCGGCGTATGCAGAGCTGGGCTTCTCGAAGAGCCGCGGCACGAAAGCGCTCTCGCTCAATTCGCTGTTCAACCGCCCCGGCCTTTACGAAGTCGAGTTCGGCGTCACCGTGCGCCACATCGTCGAGGAAATCGGCGGAGGCTTGCGCGGTGGCGGCAAACTCAAGGGCGTGCTCATCGGAGGACCGATCATCGGCATGATCCCGCCGCACCTGATTGATACGCCGCTCGGTTTCGAGGAACTCGCCGCCATCGGCGCGGGTGTCGGTCACGGCGGGGTGGTGGCGTTCGATGAACACACGTCCATTCCCGCGCTCGTCGAGCACGTCTTCTCGTTTGGCGCTTACGAGTCGTGCGGCAAATGCACGCCGTGCCGCAGCGGCAGCGGACGCATCGAGGAAATCTTCGCCAACGCCTGCGCTGGCGACGCGACGAAGGCCGACTTGCAGGAGTGCCGCGACCTGGTCGTCGCGCTCAAGCTCGCCAGCCTTTGCGGCCATGGCACCGGCCTCGCGCGCTTCGCCGAGTCCATCCTCAATTACTACCCCCAGGAGATCGAGCCATGCTTCAAGTAACTATCAACGGCCACTCACACCAGTTCCCCGAGGGCCTCACCATCAACCAGGCCCTCCAGCAGATCGCCGTCGAAGTGCCGACGCTCTGTCACGACGATCGGCTCGAACCTTACGGCTCGTGCCGGCTCTGCACGGTCGAGGTCAAGGGCGTGAACGGGCTCGTGACCGCGTGTAACACGCAACTCCGCGACGGCATGGAAATCCTCACGCACTCGCCCGACGTGCAGGGCGTGCGCAAGACGTTGCTCGGATTGATCGCGAAGGATTATCCGGCCGAGGCCGTCGCGCAATTTCCTGACAAACAATTTCACCGCTACCTCCGAGAATATGACGTGAAGGCCCGCGGCTCGCGCACCGCGCCATCGCCAGCGGTGCCGTTCATGAAGGACGCCACGCACCCCTACATCAACGTGGACATGTCGCAATGCGTGACGTGCTACCGCTGCGTGCGGATTTGCGAGGAAGTCCAAGGGCAATTCGTGTGGAAGGCGTGGAATCGCGGCGACCAGACGCGCATCGGGCCGGTGCGTGGCGTAACATTGCAGGACGGCGGCTGTGTCAGTTGCGGCGCGTGCGTGGATACCTGCCCGTCCGGTGCGTTGGAGGATCTCACCTTGCTCAAACGCGGCGTGCCGACGGACTGGACAAAAACCATCTGCTCCTACTGCGGCACCGGGTGCGAAATGAACGTCGGCACGCGCGACGGGCGGATCACGACGATCCGTCCGTCGATGGAAGGGCCGAGCAACCACGGCCACGCGTGCGTGAAAGGCCGCTACGCCTTTGACTACGTCTATTCCAAGGACCGCATCACCTCGCCGATGATCCGCCGAGCTGGCCAGTGGCAGAAGGTCAGTTGGACCGAGGTCAACCAGTTCACCGCGGACCGCCTGCGCGAAGCCGCCGCGAAGCATGGGCCGGACAGCATCGGGCTGCTCAGCTCGGCGCGCGGTACCAACGAGGAAAATTACGTCGCGCAGAAATTCGCGCGCGTCGTCCTCGGCACCAACAACATCGATTGCTGCGCGCGCGTCTGCCATTCACCCACCGCCGCCGCGATGAAGATGACGCTCGGCACCGGCGCCGCCACCAACTCTCTCGATGATATCGAGATCGCCCGCACGATTCTCGTCGCCGGCGTCAATCCCACCGATGGACATCCCGTCACTGGCGCGCGCATCAAGCAAGCCGCGCGTCACGGCGCAAACCTCATCATCGTCGATCCGCGCGAGATCGAGCTGTGTGAGTTCGCGACCCTGCACCTTCAACTTCACGCCGGGACGAACGTCGTGCTTTTCAATGCCATCGGCGCCGCGATCATCGACGAGGGACTCGTTGATGAGGAGTTCATCCGCACACGCCTCACCGAATACGCCGAGTATCGCGAGTTCATCCGCGAGTTTCTCCCCGAGAAGGTCGAGCACATCTGCGGCGTGCCCGCGGCGAAAATCCGCGAAGGCGCGCGGCTCTACGCGACCGCGAAACCTTCGCTCAGCGTCCATGGTCTCGGCATGACCGAGCACATCCAGGGCACCGAGGGCATCATGGCGCTGGTCAATCTCGCGCTCATCACCGGCAACATCGGCAAGCCCGGCACCGGCATCAACCCGCTGCGCGGCCAGAACAACGTGCAGGGCGCGCCGCACATGGGTTCCGAGCCGAAGCTCCTCGCCGGTTACGTGCCGATCACCGAAGCGCGGGAGAGGTTCGAGGCCGCGTGGCACGTCCCGCTCCCGACCAACCCCGGCATCAACATGATCGAGATGATGGACGCCGCCGACGCCGGGAAGCTGAAGGTGCTTTGGTCCATCGGCTACGACATCGTGATGACGAACCCGAACATGCACTTCACGCGGCGCGCGATGGAGAAGCTCGATCTCGTCATCGTGCAGGACATCTTCATCAACGAAACCGCGAAGGAATTCGGCGACGTCTTCCTGCCCGCCGCGTCGTCGTTCGAGAAGGACGGCACCTTCATGAACGGCGAGCGCCGCATCCAGCGCGTGCGCCGCGCCGTGCTGCCGCAGGGCGAGGCGCGCTCCGATTGGGAGATCGTCTGCGACATCGCCAAGCTCATGGGCAAAGGCGAGCATTTCGCCTATAAGAGCGCCGAGGAAATCTGGAACGAAGTCCGTTCGCTCTGGCCCGAAGCCGCCGGCATCAGCTACGCGCGCATGGACAAGCTCGGCGGCCTCCAGTGGCCGTGCGTTGACGAGAACGACCCCGGCACCGGCACGTTGCACACGGATCATTTCACGCACGGAAAGACGACTGCGCTGCGCCGCATCGAATACGTCGCGCCACCGAAGCTGACCACGAAGGAATATCCGTTCCTCCTCACGACCGGCCGCAATCTCTACCAATACAACGCCGCGACGCAGACTGCCCGCACGCCCAATAACAGCTTGCACGCCACCGATTACCTGCAGCTCTCCTCCTCCGACGCTGCCCATCTCGGTCTGAGCGACGGCGAGATCGTCCGCCTCCGTAGCGAACAGGGCGCGGCCGATTTGCCCGTGCAAATCAGCGACCACGTCAAACCCGGCGAAGTCTATACGACGTTCCACTCCACGCGCGTCTTCCTGAACCAGATTACCACCTCGCACCGCGACCGCTACACGAAGACGCCTGAATACAAGGTCACCGCCGTGCGCATCGAGAAGCTTGAACCCGTCGCCGCGAAATAATGAAGAAACCGCTGGATGGCCAACCCGCGGGCGAGGCGCTTCCCCCTCTCCCCTTCGGAAGAGGAGAGGGTCAGGGTGAGGAGTCGCGCGGCAACCCACCGGCTGGCGGACTTACCCCCTCACCCCGGCCCTCTCCCCCTCGGCGGGGGAGAGGGAGAATAGCGCGCACGGCTCTTGAGTCTGTCGTCCCTCCCAAGTATTCCCCAGGAACAAAGCCGGCAGTTGACAGCGCGGCTGCGAGCGCCACAAAGATCGTGCGGTGGAAGGCCGGCCGGGCCACGCGCCACACCGATCAGGTGGCCCGCGAAGAGCCGCTGGAAATCCGCGTGCAGGGCCGCAGCGTGGCAGTAACGATGCGCACGCCGGGTCACGACCGCGAACTGGCCGCCGGATTTTTGCTGACGGAGGGAATCATCCGTGACCGTCATGACGTGGTGGAAATCCTCCATTGCCGCGCAGCGGCGGCGCCCGACAACACGCTCAACGTCTTCCTTTCCGCGTCGCTCAAAGTGGATTTCGCGCAACTCACGCGGCATGTGTTTGCCACGTCGAGTTGCGGGCTGTGCGGCAAAGCATCCATCGCGGCGGTGCATCAGCACTTTCCGCCGGTGAAAT
Above is a window of Verrucomicrobiota bacterium DNA encoding:
- a CDS encoding NADH-quinone oxidoreductase subunit D, encoding MSRLASHPATTGSELTLAADVESFYHLAHGEHTGKACQGTACFAARHLNPALWTEANAQNPRVYCLGECFAAPAKGQTHPRPPVKVFSRHGIVLGRIAAGGARTLAAYEKLGGYAALRRALEQSPEQILAAVETSGLRGRGGAGFPAGRKWRAVASQPPGEKYVVANADEGDAGAYIDRYLMEDDPHALIEGMILAGYAVGASKGYIYVRIEYPLADTVMRAAIAEARAAGWLGPRVGGKNFAFDLEVYTGHGSYVCGEETSLLRSIEGKRPEVMARPPYPTERGLFDKPTLLNNVETLVNVPWIVTHGGAAYAELGFSKSRGTKALSLNSLFNRPGLYEVEFGVTVRHIVEEIGGGLRGGGKLKGVLIGGPIIGMIPPHLIDTPLGFEELAAIGAGVGHGGVVAFDEHTSIPALVEHVFSFGAYESCGKCTPCRSGSGRIEEIFANACAGDATKADLQECRDLVVALKLASLCGHGTGLARFAESILNYYPQEIEPCFK
- the fdhD gene encoding formate dehydrogenase accessory sulfurtransferase FdhD, with the translated sequence MKKPLDGQPAGEALPPLPFGRGEGQGEESRGNPPAGGLTPSPRPSPPRRGRGRIARTALESVVPPKYSPGTKPAVDSAAASATKIVRWKAGRATRHTDQVAREEPLEIRVQGRSVAVTMRTPGHDRELAAGFLLTEGIIRDRHDVVEILHCRAAAAPDNTLNVFLSASLKVDFAQLTRHVFATSSCGLCGKASIAAVHQHFPPVKSRLRLAAKTVAGLPAVMREAQRTFAQTGGLHASAVFDAAGNLIVLREDVGRHNALDKVLGHGLLESKLPFDSHILLVSGRTSFEIMQKALAARIPIVAAVSAPSSLAVDFARESGQTLIGFLRGQTMNIYSHPERIVAKTKRINSR
- the fdhF gene encoding formate dehydrogenase subunit alpha — translated: MLQVTINGHSHQFPEGLTINQALQQIAVEVPTLCHDDRLEPYGSCRLCTVEVKGVNGLVTACNTQLRDGMEILTHSPDVQGVRKTLLGLIAKDYPAEAVAQFPDKQFHRYLREYDVKARGSRTAPSPAVPFMKDATHPYINVDMSQCVTCYRCVRICEEVQGQFVWKAWNRGDQTRIGPVRGVTLQDGGCVSCGACVDTCPSGALEDLTLLKRGVPTDWTKTICSYCGTGCEMNVGTRDGRITTIRPSMEGPSNHGHACVKGRYAFDYVYSKDRITSPMIRRAGQWQKVSWTEVNQFTADRLREAAAKHGPDSIGLLSSARGTNEENYVAQKFARVVLGTNNIDCCARVCHSPTAAAMKMTLGTGAATNSLDDIEIARTILVAGVNPTDGHPVTGARIKQAARHGANLIIVDPREIELCEFATLHLQLHAGTNVVLFNAIGAAIIDEGLVDEEFIRTRLTEYAEYREFIREFLPEKVEHICGVPAAKIREGARLYATAKPSLSVHGLGMTEHIQGTEGIMALVNLALITGNIGKPGTGINPLRGQNNVQGAPHMGSEPKLLAGYVPITEARERFEAAWHVPLPTNPGINMIEMMDAADAGKLKVLWSIGYDIVMTNPNMHFTRRAMEKLDLVIVQDIFINETAKEFGDVFLPAASSFEKDGTFMNGERRIQRVRRAVLPQGEARSDWEIVCDIAKLMGKGEHFAYKSAEEIWNEVRSLWPEAAGISYARMDKLGGLQWPCVDENDPGTGTLHTDHFTHGKTTALRRIEYVAPPKLTTKEYPFLLTTGRNLYQYNAATQTARTPNNSLHATDYLQLSSSDAAHLGLSDGEIVRLRSEQGAADLPVQISDHVKPGEVYTTFHSTRVFLNQITTSHRDRYTKTPEYKVTAVRIEKLEPVAAK